The Mugil cephalus isolate CIBA_MC_2020 chromosome 11, CIBA_Mcephalus_1.1, whole genome shotgun sequence genome includes a window with the following:
- the LOC125016688 gene encoding uncharacterized protein C7orf31, with product MEPKSTPSRYIPSDSNGNDSWGYGGTIPEHITSQRQPHQNGRKKSNIRLNDQVIPKPTDINIAEKMIKVPTLKEHPYSSHISRFAMFPSFHSPDDPDTGVRAASQPFPNHLVPNSASDSALLSKTVGGPFRHEILETSKKKAVRWSGEHGFLDLPKPLKGEGQVFYPTPPKTVLPNPKLRDWDLSLSERTSNMLKNLERSLWVTSYQMHYTGSGPANPLKIDDFKEKIISLTGINPSNAPLRERSCPVFVPAKPKQGSRRRQESRVGRNTCGPTAAVTLSTSPGLNQFTLQTTVKQPQEITALYNEAPDPNRIGHSQSDYSSSSTEAQHTELFQEISHKQQTQRKSSVHEGRSGENSRFYERLMRESESQSSQEANAAQNSNAERPLDMYSRPHSQEEVEVNREESPIELCVNDAPGCNGRFNVRKHEPSYSKWETGLLSKELLAQEDRERLHSTSNPCILPRPPVLPAIPPVDRAEVSLTNLQDSFSKTEAHRNFNNSVTRAAANLRDNVVSGKKHNFCGINSCYIHG from the exons atggagcCAAAGTCTACACCGAGCCGTTACATCCCGTCTGATTCAAATGGAAATGACTCCTGGGGTTATGGGGGAACTATACCTGA GCATATCACCAGTCAACGACAGCCTCATCagaatggaagaaagaaaagtaatatcCGTCTCAATGACCAAGT CATACCTAAACCAACTGACATAAATATAGC GGAGAAAATGATAAAGGTTCCCACTCTAAAAGAGCACCCGTATTCATCCCACATCTCCCGATTTGCAATGTTCCCGTCATTCCACTCTCCAGATGACCCCGACACAGGAGTCAGAGCTGCTTCCCAACCTTTCCCCAACCACCTTGTGCCAAACAGTGCATCAGACAGCGCTCTGCTCAGCAAGACCGTAG GTGGTCCGTTTAGACATGAGATCTTAGAAACATCGAAGAAGAAGGCAGTTAGGTGGAGCGGAGAACACGGCTTCTTGGAT CTTCCAAAACCACTCAAGGGAGAGGGTCAAGTTTTCTACCCCACCCCTCCAAAGACAGTGCTGCCCAATCCCAAACTTCGTGACTGGGATTTGTCATTATCGGAGCGGACAAGCAACATGCTGAAGAACTTGGAGAGATCACTTTGGGTCACCTCGTACCAAATGCACTATACAG GATCTGGGCCAGCAAATCCCTTGAAGATAGATGATTTCAAGGAAAAAATTATTAGCCTCACTGGGATTAATCCAAGCAATGCACCACTG CGAGAAAGGTCCTGCCCTGTGTTTGTTCCCGCTAAACCGAAACAAGGATCGAGAAGACGACAAGAGAGCCGCGTGGGGAGGAATACTTGCGGTCCCACTGCTGCTGTAACCCTCAGTACATCTCCAGGTCTGAACCAATTTACTCTTCAAACTACTGTAAAACAACCACAAGAGATCACAGCTCTTTATAATGAGGCACCAGACCCAAACCGAATTGGCCACAGTCAATCAGATTacagctccagctccacagAAGCACAGCACACAGAGCTGTTCCAGGAGATCTCCCACAAACAGCAGACCCAGAGGAAAAGCTCTGTGCATGAGGGCAGGAGCGGAGAAAACAGCCGGTTTTATGAAAGACTCATGCGAGAGTCAGAGTCACAGAGCAGCCAAGAGGCTAACGCTGCGCAGAACTCAAACGCAGAGCGACCCCTGGACATGTACAGCCGCCCACATTCCCAGGAAGAGGTAGAAGTCAACAGAGAGGAAAGCCCGATTGAGCTGTGTGTAAATGATGCACCGGGTTGCAATGGAAGGTTTAACGTTAGAAAACATGAACCTAGCTATAGCAAATGGGAAACTGGTTTATTGTCAAAGGAATTGTTAgcacaggaagacagagagcgCCTACACAGTACTTCTAATCCTTGCATCCTGCCCAGGCCTCCTGTCCTGCCGGCCATTCCACCAGTGGACAGAGCTGAGGTCAGCCTCACGAACCTTCAAGATTCATTCAGTAAGACAGAGGCCCATCGCAACTTCAACAACTCAGTCACACGTGCTGCTGCGAACCTGAGGGACAACGTGGTCAGtgggaaaaaacacaacttctgtGGCATCAACAGCTGCTACATCCACGGGTAA
- the pde11al gene encoding dual 3',5'-cyclic-AMP and -GMP phosphodiesterase 11A yields MTAYDFSDIEAFLDCHPDLFEEYLVRKAKCDQVSRWLREHQPSKVSTAEEKRGAAMDPLWPTSTDGLRRRSSHMELRRNFARSKATTAHRTYDEHVSLSEHESQSSMRRRALLRKASSLPPTTAHILSALLESRVSVPQYASSAIDYKYRLKETNEREFFLELVKDISNDLDLTNLSYKILINVCILVDADRCSLFLVEGPAHKRTLVSKFFDVHSGTTVRPSSSTLNSNEVQVPWGKGIIGYVAEHGETVNISNAYEDHRFSDEIDKLTGYKTQSILCMAICNSDGEVIGVVQAINKNPIGTPFTEDDEKVLQMYLPFCGISISNAKLFSESRKEYERSRALLEVVNDLFEEQTDLEKIVRKIMQRALTLLQCERCSVLLLEDIDSPVVKFSKTFELMSPLCNIDRDISMEKLSCSDWLINNSIAELVASTGLPVNISDVCQDPRFDAEADQASGFHIRSVLCVPIWNRTHQIIGVAQILNRLDRKTFNDADQRLFEAFVIFCGLGINNTMMYNQVKKTWAKQSVALDMLSYHATCSKVEVDRLKAAKIPLSSELGIDEFHFNDFSLDSDAMITASLRMFLELGVVQKFKIDYEVLCRWLLTVRKNYRTVAYHNWRHAFNVSQCMFVMITTANFQDVLSDAEILALMVGCLCHDLDHRGTNNAFQAKTGSALALLYGTSATLEHHHFNHAVMILQSEGHNIFANLCSKEYSNMMQLLKQAILSTDLTLHFERRTKFFEYVLSGEFSWTDEGHREVLRSMLMTACDLGAVTRPWKISKQVAELVTSEFFEQGDRERSELKLTPAAIFDRNRKDELPALQLEWIDGICKPLYQALLKLNRKLQPMVDGIDANRKKWQDLCSSYQLTRTASVSNQSAEPGQSNESGEDAETSESPESLQTVKPIENVRFGSKPKCSQALRCRVNKEPHDDAAASAGYASSAGKK; encoded by the exons ATGACAGCATATGACTTCTCTGATATAGAGGCGTTTTTGGATTGCCACCCGGACCTGTTTGAGGAATATCTCGTCCGGAAAGCAAAATGTGACCAGGTTAGCAGGTGGCTGAGGGAGCATCAGCCGTCGAAAGTGTCCACGGCTGAGGAGAAGAGGGGCGCTGCCATGGACCCGCTCTGGCCGACCAGCACCGACGGGCTCCGGCGCAGATCGTCCCACATGGAGCTGCGGCGGAACTTTGCGCGGTCCAAAGCTACCACAGCACACCGGACATACGACGAGCATGTGAGCTTGAGCGAACACGAGTCCCAGTCCAGCATGAGGCGACGTGCGCTCCTGCGTAAAGCCAGCTCACTGCCTCCGACCACCGCTCACATCCTGAGCGCCCTGCTGGAATCTAGGGTCAGCGTGCCCCAGTATGCGTCCAGCGCCATTGACTACAAGTACCGACTTAAAGAAACGAATGAGAGGGAGTTTTTCTTGGAGTTGGTGAAGGATATCTCCAATGACTTGGACCTGACGAACCTGAGTTATAAGATCCTGATAAATGTGTGTATACTGGTAGATGCGGACAGGTGCTCGCTTTTCCTGGTCGAAGGACCCGCTCACAAGAGGACACTGGTGTCCAAGTTCTTTGATGTGCACTCAGGCACCACAGTAAGACCGTCATCGAGCACTCTAAACTCCAACGAAGTGCAAGTGCCATGGGGGAAAGGTATCATTGGGTATGTTGCAGAGCATGGAGAGACAGTAAACATCTCAAACGCATATGAG GACCACCGCTTCAGCGATGAGATAGACAAGTTAACCGGCTATAAGACTCAGTCCATCCTCTGTATGGCCATCTGCAACAGCGATGGAGAAGTTATAGGCGTTGTACAAGCAATTAACAAAAATCCAATAGGAACTCCCTTTACTGAGGATGATGAGAAG GTGCTGCAGATGTATCTACCATTCTGTGGAATTTCAATTTCCAATGCCAAGTTGTTTTCAGAGTCTCGCAAGGAGTATGAAAGGAGTAGG GCTTTACTAGAGGTGGTCAATGACCTGTTCGAGGAGCAGACTGACCTGGAGAAGATTGTTCGGAAGATAATGCAGCGAGCACTGACCCTGCTGCAGTGTGAACGCTGCTCTGTGCTTCTGCTGGAGGACATTGATTCACCA GTTGTGAAGTTCTCCAAGACGTTTGAGCTCATGTCTCCTTTGTGCAACATAGACCGTGACATCAG CATGGAGAAGTTATCCTGTTCCGACTGGCTGATCAATAACAGCATTGCTGAGCTGGTGGCTTCTACAGGGCTTCCTGTTAACATCAGTGATGTGTGTCAGGACCCACGCTTTGATGCTGAG GCGGATCAGGCCTCTGGGTTTCACATCCGATCGGTATTATGCGTCCCCATCTGGAATCGAACACATCAGATAATCG GGGTCGCACAAATTCTGAACCGTCTGGACAGGAAGACGTTTAATGATGCAGATCAGAGATTATTTGAG GCATTTGTGATATTCTGTGGGCTTGGAATCAACAACACTATGATGTACAATCAAGTTAAGAAGACATGGGCCAAACAGTCAGTAGCACTGGAT ATGTTGTCCTACCACGCTACCTGCTCCAAGGTAGAAGTGGACAGACTTAAG GCTGCCAAGATCCCCCTGAGCAGTGAGCTGGGCATTGATGAGTTTCACTTCAACGACTTCTCTTTGGACAGTGACGCCATGATCACCGCGTCACTCAGGATGTTTCTGGAACTTGGTGTCGTCCAGAAGTTTAAAATTGACTACGAG GTTTTGTGCCGCTGGCTTCTGACTGTGAGGAAGAACTATCGAACCGTGGCATATCATAACTGGAGACATGCTTTCAACGTGTCGCAGTGCATGTTTGTTATGATCACA ACAGCCAATTTTCAGGATGTCCTGTCAGATGCAGAGATTCTGGCGCTGATGGTCGGCTGTTTGTGCCACGACTTGGACCACCGAGGCACCAACAATGCATTTCAAGCCAA GACGGGTTCTGCTCTGGCTCTGCTCTACGGGACGTCGGCCACACTGGAGCATCATCACTTCAACCACGCAGTCATGATCCTGCAGAGTGAG GGACACAATATCTTTGCAAACCTCTGCTCCAAAGAATACAGCAACATGATGCAACTATTGAAGCAGGCTATTCTCTCCACAGACCTTACGCTGCACTTTGA GCGCAGGACCAAGTTCTTTGAGTACGTTCTGTCAGGAGAATTTAGCTGGACAGACGAAGGACACAGAGAAGTTCTCAG GTCTATGCTGATGACAGCATGTGATCTGGGTGCTGTCACTCGTCCTTGGAAGATATCTAAACAG GTTGCAGAGCTGGTGACGAGTGAATTCTTTGAACAGGGTGACAGGGAGAGGTCTGAGCTTAAGTTAACCCCTGCA GCCATCTTTGATCGGAATCGCAAAGACGAGCTACCTGCCTTACAGCTGGAATGGATTGATGGGATCTGTAAACCACTATATCAG GCTCTGCTGAAGCTCAACAGGAAGCTACAGCCGATGGTGGATGGGATCGATGCCAATCGAAAGAAGTGGCAGGACCTCTGCTCATCTTATCAGCTGACACGCACAGCGTCAGTATCCAATCAGAGCGCTGAACCAGGTCAGAGTAATGAGTCCGGCGAAGATGCAGAAACCAGTGAAAGCCCAGAGTCTTTACAGACTGTGAAGCCTATTGAAAATGTCAGGTTTGGGTCAAAGCCTAAGTGCAGTCAGGCTCTAAGGTGCAGAGTAAACAAGGAACCACATGATGACGCAGCAGCATCAGCTGGCTACGCATCATCAGCAGGAAAGAAATAA